Proteins from a genomic interval of Rhodococcus rhodochrous:
- a CDS encoding multicopper oxidase family protein gives MQRLTRRTLLAGLAAGTGAVLLGGRAFADGPDISRPLLFHSPRLEPFVDGLPVLPRLDSSSYRIDAVSTMHSFHRDLPPGPALAYGDNTYGGPTLVAHRGQETSIEYRNRIDAHPFAVDFDTSLHGLSERDRTDVPTSMHLHGGVTPPEFDGNPEQISRPGQGFTYRFPNRQDATTLWYHDHAMAVTRLNAYAGLAGMYLLRDDYDTGLPGNPLGLPTGEFELDLVLQEKIVNGDGSQSIRSTPIVPQGRWEGGAVGDVGVVNGRIWPEARVARGLYRVRLLNAASFSIWDLHFSNGMPFWVIGMEGGLLDAPVPTTRVRLSPGERVDLLVDFAQLDADATVELRNSEPAAPQAAQIGAVLMPLFMRFRAESGRGFTGPVPDRLRGGPGLPPAVGPIPVPQNVRNVSLSQPSEVRIPPSIMSLNNLMYHSTDIEMPRQGTVEQWNIVNATPDPHPIHLHLVHFRVLGRQAINTLAMCARQPQPPIGLKWTPDPDPYVVEPMRGPEPWETGYKDTVVCDPNSVTRIIAYFPTADELGFDPDATFSRAVHTFDPHRAGHGKHGDHADHGDTAGGDLQGYVWHCHILDHEDHDMMLKYRTVT, from the coding sequence ATGCAGAGACTCACCCGTAGAACCCTTCTCGCCGGGCTCGCCGCAGGAACCGGTGCGGTGCTTCTCGGTGGCCGAGCGTTCGCGGACGGGCCGGACATCTCCCGCCCCCTGTTGTTCCACTCCCCACGACTCGAACCCTTCGTCGACGGCCTGCCCGTCCTGCCGCGTCTGGACTCGTCGTCCTACCGGATCGACGCCGTCAGCACGATGCACAGCTTCCACCGCGACCTTCCGCCCGGTCCCGCTCTCGCCTACGGCGACAACACCTACGGCGGACCGACTCTCGTGGCGCACCGCGGGCAGGAGACGTCGATCGAGTACCGCAACCGCATCGACGCGCATCCCTTCGCCGTCGACTTCGACACCTCGCTGCACGGTCTGAGCGAACGCGACCGCACCGACGTCCCCACCTCGATGCACCTGCACGGTGGGGTCACGCCTCCGGAATTTGACGGCAACCCCGAGCAGATCTCCCGGCCCGGACAGGGATTCACGTACCGCTTCCCGAACCGTCAGGACGCGACGACGCTGTGGTACCACGACCACGCCATGGCCGTCACCCGCCTGAACGCCTACGCGGGACTGGCCGGCATGTACCTGCTCCGCGACGACTACGACACCGGACTGCCCGGCAACCCGCTGGGCCTGCCCACCGGCGAGTTCGAACTCGATCTGGTGCTGCAGGAGAAGATCGTCAACGGCGACGGTTCGCAAAGCATCCGTTCCACCCCGATCGTCCCGCAGGGTCGCTGGGAGGGCGGCGCCGTCGGCGACGTCGGCGTCGTCAACGGCAGGATCTGGCCCGAGGCCCGGGTCGCGCGCGGGCTCTACCGGGTCCGGCTGCTCAACGCGGCGTCGTTCAGCATCTGGGACCTGCACTTCTCCAACGGCATGCCGTTCTGGGTGATCGGCATGGAAGGTGGCCTGCTCGATGCGCCGGTTCCCACGACCCGCGTGCGACTGTCGCCCGGCGAACGCGTGGACCTGCTCGTCGACTTCGCGCAGCTCGACGCGGACGCCACCGTCGAATTGCGCAACTCCGAACCCGCCGCACCGCAGGCCGCGCAGATCGGTGCCGTGCTCATGCCGCTGTTCATGCGCTTCCGAGCCGAATCCGGCCGCGGGTTCACCGGTCCGGTCCCGGACCGCCTGCGCGGCGGCCCCGGTCTTCCACCCGCGGTCGGGCCGATCCCGGTGCCGCAGAACGTACGGAACGTATCGCTGAGCCAGCCCTCGGAGGTGCGGATCCCGCCGTCGATCATGTCGCTGAACAACCTGATGTACCACAGCACCGACATCGAGATGCCGCGTCAGGGCACCGTCGAGCAGTGGAACATCGTCAACGCGACGCCCGACCCGCACCCGATCCACCTGCATCTGGTGCACTTCCGCGTTCTGGGACGGCAGGCGATCAACACCCTCGCGATGTGTGCGCGGCAGCCGCAACCGCCCATCGGGCTCAAGTGGACGCCCGATCCCGACCCGTACGTCGTCGAACCGATGCGGGGACCGGAGCCGTGGGAGACCGGCTACAAGGACACGGTCGTCTGCGATCCGAACTCGGTGACCCGCATCATCGCGTACTTCCCGACCGCCGACGAACTCGGCTTCGACCCCGACGCGACGTTCTCGCGCGCGGTGCACACCTTCGATCCGCACCGCGCCGGCCACGGCAAACACGGTGACCACGCCGACCACGGCGACACTGCCGGCGGCGACCTGCAGGGATATGTGTGGCACTGCCACATCCTCGACCACGAAGACCACGACATGATGCTCAAATACCGGACGGTGACATGA
- a CDS encoding alpha/beta hydrolase family protein encodes MTSTSSTTTRDHFQRIPYEPANDGRVEMHSGLSRHYPTLHGNLVAQPGYSKDVGVVMCHPASNFLSHFLLRAFAEAGVPAMGLNTRYSSNEPALIMERAAFDLGTGVRWMTDELGFEKVVLLGFSGGGSLASFYQSQAQNSTVTTTPAGDPAPFAEANLRPADALMLVGAHPGRARVLRHWIDGAVTDESDPYATDPDLDLYAPGRTAPLDSEWVQRYRDAQLARMRRIDAWALEQLADLERTGASDRGFVVHRTVADPRFVDLSLDPSDRALGSMYGDPKAANTAAGGLARFVTVRSWLSTWSVDHTHADALTDLRNVTTPTMVMSLLGDQAAFAEDSRLMYDALAGTHNELIEMRNLNHYLVDQPDGLSDVVGRLVEWIRRTVLEEVSA; translated from the coding sequence ATGACTTCCACCAGTTCCACCACGACCCGAGACCACTTCCAGCGCATCCCGTACGAACCGGCGAACGACGGTCGCGTCGAGATGCACTCCGGGCTCAGCCGCCACTACCCGACGCTGCACGGCAACCTCGTCGCGCAACCCGGGTACTCGAAGGACGTCGGTGTGGTCATGTGCCACCCGGCCTCGAACTTCCTGAGCCACTTCCTGCTCCGCGCCTTCGCCGAAGCAGGCGTCCCCGCAATGGGACTCAACACCCGCTACTCGTCCAACGAACCGGCACTCATCATGGAGCGGGCCGCCTTCGACCTCGGCACCGGAGTGCGGTGGATGACCGACGAACTCGGCTTCGAGAAGGTCGTACTCCTCGGGTTCAGCGGCGGCGGGTCGCTCGCGTCGTTCTACCAGTCGCAGGCGCAGAACTCGACCGTGACGACCACACCCGCGGGCGACCCGGCACCGTTCGCCGAGGCGAACCTGCGACCGGCCGACGCCCTGATGCTCGTCGGCGCGCACCCCGGCCGAGCACGCGTTCTCCGGCACTGGATCGACGGCGCGGTCACCGACGAATCCGACCCCTACGCCACCGATCCCGATCTCGACCTCTACGCCCCCGGGCGCACGGCACCACTCGATTCCGAATGGGTGCAGAGGTACCGCGACGCGCAGCTCGCCCGCATGCGCCGCATCGACGCGTGGGCGCTCGAGCAACTCGCCGACCTCGAACGCACCGGCGCCTCCGATCGCGGCTTCGTCGTGCACCGCACCGTCGCGGATCCGCGCTTCGTCGACCTGAGCCTCGACCCGAGCGACCGCGCACTCGGCTCCATGTACGGAGATCCGAAGGCGGCCAACACCGCCGCCGGTGGACTGGCCCGCTTCGTCACGGTGCGCAGCTGGCTCAGCACGTGGAGCGTCGACCACACCCACGCCGACGCACTCACCGACCTCCGCAACGTCACCACCCCGACGATGGTGATGAGCCTGCTCGGAGACCAGGCGGCCTTCGCCGAGGATTCCCGGCTGATGTACGACGCGCTGGCGGGCACCCACAACGAACTGATCGAGATGCGGAACCTCAACCACTATCTCGTGGATCAACCGGACGGTCTCTCCGACGTCGTCGGACGACTGGTCGAGTGGATCCGCCGAACGGTACTCGAGGAGGTATCGGCATGA
- a CDS encoding TetR/AcrR family transcriptional regulator → MAEQPARSGRRSGRRPRLSLDDWTEAGLRLLVSEGRSAVKISRLCDELGVTKGSFYWHFSDIDDLMKAIATRYTSQDNDAARGLTSLEELPVDERLAHMGAMLVDERAWEAEVAVREWARSDPQVAESVRALDQRIMAVVRNCFLELGFGEEEAELRAGTLVYAGIGFLYGRDSLPSPTATQIQELLKILVRR, encoded by the coding sequence GTGGCAGAGCAACCGGCGAGGAGTGGTCGCCGGTCGGGCAGACGACCACGGCTGTCCCTCGACGACTGGACCGAGGCGGGTCTGCGCCTGCTCGTCTCCGAAGGACGCAGCGCCGTGAAGATCTCGCGACTGTGCGACGAACTCGGAGTCACCAAAGGTAGCTTCTACTGGCACTTCTCCGACATCGACGACCTGATGAAGGCCATCGCCACCCGCTACACCTCGCAGGACAACGACGCCGCGCGCGGCCTGACGAGCCTCGAAGAACTGCCCGTCGACGAACGGCTCGCCCACATGGGTGCGATGCTCGTCGACGAACGCGCCTGGGAGGCCGAGGTCGCGGTGCGCGAGTGGGCGCGCAGCGATCCGCAGGTCGCCGAATCGGTCCGTGCACTCGACCAGCGCATCATGGCCGTCGTCCGAAACTGTTTCCTCGAACTGGGTTTCGGCGAGGAAGAAGCGGAGCTGCGCGCCGGCACCCTCGTCTACGCGGGGATCGGCTTCCTGTACGGCCGCGACAGCCTGCCCTCCCCCACGGCCACGCAGATCCAGGAGCTGTTGAAGATCCTGGTCCGCCGCTGA
- a CDS encoding esterase/lipase family protein yields MTRSPCSAMVSAVAVLTLAAVAPAPAAADPSPAPCSGADAAVALVHDLASTPDVWSDLRADLTGAGFCTVPVTWGQPAGTDVPIPLAGLRSVDAGARDLADALDELCGQRSQCTVDVVAHGAGSLVTQRYLQDHGNDRVRSLTTLGPMWHGTEIAGLAAAEQTSRDLGTYDAVLALEKPLVDPLCAGCREIIAGSDLLRDLHSRGVPTAGIDYTDIVSRCDGLVVPPENGALPTSTVVTLPGPDSSPCVHHWELPRDGSARDAVLTALPGSGM; encoded by the coding sequence ATGACTCGATCCCCCTGCTCGGCGATGGTTTCGGCGGTCGCTGTTCTCACCCTCGCCGCGGTGGCTCCGGCGCCCGCAGCGGCCGATCCGAGCCCTGCGCCGTGCTCCGGCGCAGACGCTGCTGTGGCACTCGTCCACGACCTCGCGAGCACTCCGGACGTGTGGTCCGATCTGCGCGCCGACCTCACCGGAGCCGGTTTCTGCACCGTCCCCGTCACCTGGGGCCAACCGGCGGGCACCGATGTCCCGATCCCCCTCGCCGGCCTGCGGAGCGTCGACGCGGGCGCACGCGACCTGGCCGACGCCCTGGACGAGCTGTGCGGGCAGCGATCGCAGTGCACGGTCGACGTCGTGGCGCACGGCGCCGGTTCCCTCGTCACCCAGCGATACCTGCAGGATCACGGCAACGATCGGGTCCGATCGCTGACCACACTCGGCCCGATGTGGCACGGCACGGAGATCGCCGGACTGGCCGCCGCCGAGCAGACCAGCCGCGATCTCGGCACCTACGACGCGGTCCTCGCCCTCGAGAAGCCGCTCGTCGACCCCCTGTGTGCCGGATGCCGCGAGATCATCGCCGGATCGGATCTCCTACGCGACCTGCACTCACGCGGCGTGCCCACGGCCGGGATCGACTACACCGACATCGTCTCCCGCTGCGACGGACTCGTCGTCCCACCCGAGAACGGAGCGCTGCCCACCTCGACCGTGGTCACGCTTCCCGGGCCGGATTCGTCACCATGCGTTCACCATTGGGAACTCCCCCGCGACGGCTCGGCACGCGACGCCGTCCTCACGGCACTGCCCGGTTCGGGCATGTAG